A region from the Natronoarchaeum mannanilyticum genome encodes:
- the radA gene encoding DNA repair and recombination protein RadA, with product MAAEADLEDLPGVGPATAEKLRDNGFDDYQGLAVASPGELSNTADVGESTASDIIQAAREAADIGGFESGAQVLERREEIGKLKFNIPEIDELLGGGVETQSITEVYGEFGAGKSQVTHQLAVNVQLPKEHGGLHGSAIFVDSEDTFRPERIDDMIRGLDDEIIAAMLEEREIEGEPGDDDTMDALLESVLDKIHVAKAFNSNHQILLAEKAKELASESQDDEYPVRLLCVDSLTAHFRAEYVGRGELAERQQKLNKHLHDLMRVGDLNNTAVLVTNQVASNPDSFFGDPTQPIGGNILGHTSTFRIYIRKSKGDKRVFKLVDAPNLADGEAIMRVQDEGLKPE from the coding sequence ATGGCAGCAGAAGCAGACCTCGAAGATCTCCCCGGCGTCGGACCGGCAACCGCAGAGAAGCTTCGCGACAACGGCTTCGACGACTACCAGGGCCTGGCGGTCGCCAGCCCCGGCGAGCTGTCGAACACGGCCGACGTCGGCGAGAGCACGGCCTCCGACATCATCCAGGCCGCCCGCGAGGCCGCCGACATCGGCGGGTTCGAGAGCGGCGCGCAGGTGCTCGAACGACGTGAGGAGATCGGCAAGCTCAAATTCAACATCCCGGAAATCGACGAACTGCTGGGTGGCGGCGTCGAGACCCAGTCGATCACGGAAGTGTACGGCGAGTTCGGCGCCGGCAAGTCCCAGGTGACCCACCAGCTGGCGGTCAACGTCCAGCTGCCCAAGGAGCACGGCGGCCTGCACGGCTCGGCGATCTTCGTCGACAGCGAGGACACGTTCCGCCCCGAGCGGATCGACGACATGATCCGCGGGCTCGACGACGAGATTATCGCCGCCATGCTCGAAGAGCGAGAGATCGAGGGCGAACCCGGGGACGACGACACCATGGATGCGCTCCTGGAGAGCGTCCTCGACAAGATCCACGTCGCGAAGGCGTTCAACAGCAATCACCAGATCCTGCTCGCCGAGAAGGCCAAGGAACTCGCCAGCGAGAGTCAGGACGACGAGTACCCGGTTCGCCTGCTGTGCGTCGACTCGCTGACCGCCCACTTCCGCGCCGAGTACGTCGGCCGCGGCGAGCTCGCCGAGCGCCAGCAGAAGCTCAACAAGCACCTCCACGACCTGATGCGCGTGGGCGACCTCAACAACACCGCCGTGCTCGTGACCAACCAGGTCGCCTCGAACCCCGACTCGTTCTTCGGCGATCCGACCCAGCCCATCGGCGGGAACATTCTCGGCCACACCTCGACGTTCCGCATCTACATCCGCAAGTCCAAGGGCGACAAGCGCGTGTTCAAGCTGGTCGACGCGCCGAACCTCGCCGACGGCGAGGCGATCATGCGCGTGCAGGACGAAGGCCTGAAGCCCGAGTAA
- a CDS encoding beta-CASP ribonuclease aCPSF1: protein MSSVDQQLDELRTEIKSELPSDISVSEVKYEGPELVVYTRDPKEFAQQGDLIRQLASKLRKRITVRPDPDVLSEPREAREQILSVIPDDAGVSDLDFHKDTGEVVIEAEKPGMVIGRHGSTLREITKEVGWTPEVVRTPPIESSTVSNVRNFLKQERDERRDVLERVGRQIHREEMSDEEYVRITTLGCCREVGRAAFVLSTPETRILIDCGDKPGAEGEVPYLQVPEALGAGASNLDAVVLTHAHLDHSALLPLLFKYGYDGPVYTTEPTRDLMGLLQLDYLDVAAKEGRAPPYDSEMVRETIKHTIPLEYGDVTDIAPDVKLTLHNAGHILGSAVCHFHIGDGLYNVAFSGDIHYDDTRLFNGAVNDFPRVETLVLESTYGGRNDYQTDQDDAERNLKQVIKDTYEKDGKVLIPAFAVGRSQEMMLVLEEAMRSGDIPEMPVHLDGMIWEATAIHTTYPEYLRDDLRDRIFHDDENPFLADEFNHIDGGEEERQEVADGEPCIILSTSGMVTGGPIMSWLRHLGSDPDSTLTFVGYQAQGTLGSRIQSGWDEIPIDDADTGRQSTLTLNMDVETVDGFSGHADRQGLENFVKTMNPRPEKVLCVHGDESSTQDLSSALYHDYNMRTFAPKNLETFRFV, encoded by the coding sequence ATGAGTTCCGTTGACCAACAACTCGACGAGTTGCGTACAGAGATCAAGAGCGAACTGCCGAGCGACATCTCCGTTTCGGAGGTGAAGTACGAGGGCCCCGAGCTGGTCGTGTACACGCGCGATCCCAAGGAGTTCGCCCAGCAGGGCGATCTGATCCGCCAGCTGGCCAGCAAGCTCCGCAAGCGCATCACGGTTCGACCGGATCCGGACGTGCTGTCCGAGCCTCGCGAGGCCCGCGAGCAGATCCTCTCGGTGATTCCCGACGACGCCGGCGTGTCCGACCTGGATTTCCACAAGGACACCGGCGAGGTCGTCATCGAGGCCGAGAAACCCGGCATGGTGATCGGCCGCCACGGCTCGACGCTTCGGGAGATCACCAAGGAAGTCGGCTGGACGCCGGAAGTCGTCCGGACGCCGCCGATCGAGTCCTCGACGGTCTCGAACGTCCGGAACTTCCTCAAGCAGGAGCGCGACGAGCGCCGGGACGTCCTCGAACGCGTCGGCCGGCAGATCCACCGCGAGGAGATGTCCGACGAGGAGTACGTCCGCATCACGACGCTCGGTTGCTGTCGCGAGGTCGGCCGCGCCGCGTTCGTCCTCTCGACGCCCGAGACGCGCATCCTCATCGACTGCGGCGACAAGCCCGGCGCCGAAGGCGAGGTGCCGTACCTGCAGGTGCCCGAGGCGCTGGGCGCCGGCGCGTCGAACCTCGACGCCGTCGTGCTGACCCACGCCCACCTCGACCACTCCGCGCTCCTTCCCCTCCTGTTCAAGTACGGCTACGACGGTCCCGTCTACACGACCGAGCCGACCCGCGACCTGATGGGCCTGCTCCAACTGGACTACCTCGACGTCGCCGCCAAGGAGGGTCGCGCGCCGCCGTACGACTCCGAGATGGTCCGCGAGACGATCAAGCACACCATCCCGCTGGAGTACGGCGACGTCACCGACATCGCGCCGGACGTCAAGCTCACGCTGCACAACGCCGGCCACATTCTGGGGTCGGCGGTCTGTCACTTCCACATCGGCGACGGCCTGTACAACGTCGCGTTCTCGGGCGACATCCACTACGACGACACGCGCCTGTTCAACGGCGCAGTCAACGACTTCCCGCGCGTCGAGACGCTCGTCCTCGAGTCGACCTACGGCGGTCGCAACGACTACCAGACCGACCAGGACGACGCCGAGCGCAACCTCAAGCAGGTCATCAAGGACACCTACGAGAAGGACGGGAAGGTGCTGATCCCGGCGTTCGCCGTCGGGCGCTCCCAGGAGATGATGCTCGTTCTCGAGGAGGCGATGCGCAGCGGCGACATCCCCGAGATGCCCGTCCACCTCGACGGGATGATCTGGGAGGCGACGGCGATCCACACGACCTACCCCGAGTACCTCCGGGACGACCTTCGCGACCGGATCTTCCACGACGACGAGAACCCGTTCCTCGCCGACGAGTTCAACCACATCGACGGCGGCGAGGAGGAACGCCAGGAGGTCGCCGACGGCGAGCCCTGCATCATCCTCTCGACGTCGGGGATGGTCACGGGCGGCCCGATCATGTCCTGGCTGCGCCATCTCGGCAGCGATCCGGACTCGACGCTGACCTTCGTCGGCTACCAGGCTCAGGGGACGCTCGGCAGTCGCATCCAGAGCGGCTGGGACGAGATCCCGATCGACGACGCCGACACCGGCCGCCAGTCGACGCTCACGCTGAACATGGACGTCGAGACGGTCGACGGCTTCTCCGGTCACGCCGACCGGCAGGGCCTGGAGAACTTCGTCAAGACGATGAATCCCCGCCCGGAGAAGGTGCTGTGCGTCCACGGCGACGAGTCCTCGACGCAGGATCTCTCATCTGCGCTGTACCACGATTACAACATGCGGACGTTCGCGCCGAAGAACCTCGAGACGTTCCGCTTCGTGTAA